In Methanofollis sp., the following are encoded in one genomic region:
- a CDS encoding HAMP domain-containing sensor histidine kinase, producing the protein VPLDPVIRSVIDGFPGALVTYAGTGSVVRADDLLPRIFENLIGNSLKHGGAAVGIVIDVAAENGGVDVRVSDTGPGIPPEARKKVFERFFRYTRSRPGQGLGLYIVGTLVQRYGGEIRVEDRVQGRPEEGAAFCFTLRSG; encoded by the coding sequence GTGCCCCTCGACCCGGTGATCAGGTCGGTCATCGACGGTTTCCCCGGTGCGTTGGTCACGTACGCGGGGACCGGATCGGTCGTCCGCGCCGACGACCTCCTCCCCCGCATCTTCGAGAACCTCATCGGCAACAGCCTGAAACACGGGGGCGCGGCCGTCGGGATCGTGATCGACGTTGCCGCGGAGAACGGCGGCGTCGATGTCCGGGTCAGCGACACCGGCCCCGGCATCCCGCCCGAGGCGAGAAAAAAAGTCTTCGAGCGTTTCTTCAGGTACACCCGCTCCCGGCCGGGGCAGGGCCTCGGCCTCTATATCGTGGGGACGCTGGTCCAGAGGTACGGCGGCGAGATAAGGGTGGAGGACCGCGTGCAGGGGAGGCCCGAAGAGGGCGCCGCGTTCTGCTTCACTCTCAGGTCTGGCTGA
- a CDS encoding STAS domain-containing protein → MNTEEIAVSERSEGQAVVVSLQGRLDAVSSSAAAEALAAVTGRHPRTVVLDLGGLTYTSSSGLRVMLTALKEMRKGGGDLSIAGPQPRVRDVLVTAGFDRIIPIHPDVAAAVQAAEKR, encoded by the coding sequence ATGAACACAGAGGAGATAGCGGTCTCCGAGCGGTCGGAAGGGCAGGCGGTCGTCGTCTCCCTGCAGGGGAGGCTCGACGCCGTCTCCTCGTCGGCCGCAGCGGAGGCGCTCGCGGCGGTGACCGGGCGGCACCCCCGTACCGTGGTGCTCGACCTCGGCGGCCTCACCTACACGAGTTCCTCGGGTCTGCGGGTGATGCTGACGGCACTCAAGGAGATGCGGAAGGGCGGCGGCGACCTCTCCATCGCCGGACCGCAGCCGCGGGTGCGGGACGTGCTCGTCACCGCCGGGTTCGACCGGATCATCCCCATCCACCCCGACGTCGCCGCGGCCGTGCAGGCGGCGGAAAAAAGGTAG
- a CDS encoding ABC transporter permease — protein sequence MDLRFLTITWRDLLRFVRFKSVLVASLVQPALWLAFFGIGMASSFDRFAPAAAPGTTTIGYLTFMCAGVIALTTLFTSLYGGIIFLFDKNWGLLREIVASPLPRGSIIVGIALSGVTKSYLQAIVITGFGLILGVEFFAGFGAMETVAAVAGMLAFVGVFALGFLFLSSAIAVTMETPEGLQAVITLLTLPIFFASNALYPTATLPDALRALAAVNPLTHLIVGIRYFAIGPDFTALGVRYVTTAADVAFSFCVLLVFAALTYLLARWRFARVSVT from the coding sequence ATGGACCTCCGCTTTCTCACCATCACCTGGCGCGACCTCCTCCGCTTCGTCCGCTTCAAATCGGTCCTGGTCGCCTCCCTCGTACAGCCCGCCCTCTGGCTCGCCTTCTTCGGGATCGGGATGGCGAGTTCCTTCGACCGCTTCGCCCCGGCCGCCGCACCCGGCACAACGACAATCGGCTACCTCACCTTCATGTGCGCCGGGGTGATCGCCCTGACCACCCTGTTCACGAGCCTGTACGGCGGGATCATCTTCCTCTTCGACAAAAACTGGGGCCTCCTCCGGGAGATCGTCGCAAGCCCCCTCCCCCGCGGCAGCATCATCGTCGGCATCGCCCTCTCGGGCGTGACCAAGTCGTACCTCCAGGCGATCGTCATCACCGGCTTCGGCCTCATTCTCGGCGTCGAGTTCTTCGCGGGTTTCGGCGCGATGGAGACGGTCGCGGCCGTCGCGGGCATGCTCGCCTTCGTCGGCGTCTTCGCCCTCGGTTTCCTCTTCCTCTCCTCGGCGATCGCCGTCACGATGGAGACGCCCGAAGGGTTGCAGGCCGTGATCACCCTCCTCACCCTCCCGATCTTCTTCGCCTCGAACGCCCTGTACCCGACGGCCACCCTGCCCGACGCCCTCAGGGCCCTCGCGGCGGTGAACCCCCTCACCCACCTCATCGTCGGCATCCGCTACTTCGCCATCGGCCCTGACTTCACCGCCCTCGGCGTCCGCTACGTGACGACGGCCGCGGACGTCGCCTTCTCCTTCTGCGTCCTCCTCGTCTTCGCCGCCCTCACCTATCTCCTCGCACGCTGGCGTTTTGCACGCGTCTCGGTGACCTGA
- a CDS encoding ATP-binding cassette domain-containing protein: MAAVIEVEGLEHSFGTVKAVQGISFTVEEGEIFSFLGPNGAGKSTVINVLTTLLPLQRGRAVVAGFDVAAEPDRVREAIGIVFQEVTLDRDMTVGETLEFHGRLYGMETEERRRSIDDLLALVDLTEKRDVLTRHLSGGMKRRLEIARGLMTRPKVLFLDEPTIGLDPQTRRRIWDAIREVNQAGTTIFLTTHYMDEADHLSDRINLVDGGRIVLQGRPIDLKNALGQDLIYLETAEKERAAAVLSAMPAVKEVREKAKGVLLMTAADGTRLLPGVMAAMAEEGIRVTAVNMKKPSMDDVFVHFTGRALAGET, translated from the coding sequence ATGGCGGCGGTCATCGAGGTGGAGGGTCTCGAACACTCCTTCGGGACGGTGAAGGCGGTGCAGGGGATCAGCTTCACCGTCGAGGAGGGGGAGATCTTCTCTTTCCTCGGCCCGAACGGCGCCGGAAAGAGCACGGTGATCAACGTGCTCACCACCCTCCTCCCCCTCCAGAGAGGGCGGGCCGTGGTCGCCGGTTTCGACGTGGCGGCCGAGCCCGACCGGGTGCGGGAGGCGATCGGGATCGTCTTCCAGGAGGTCACCCTGGACCGCGACATGACAGTCGGCGAGACCCTGGAGTTCCACGGCCGCCTGTACGGCATGGAGACGGAGGAAAGGAGGAGGAGCATCGACGACCTCCTCGCCCTCGTCGACCTGACCGAGAAGAGGGACGTCCTCACCCGTCACCTCTCCGGCGGGATGAAGAGGCGGCTTGAGATTGCCCGCGGCCTCATGACCCGCCCGAAAGTTCTCTTCCTGGACGAACCGACGATCGGCCTCGACCCGCAGACGCGCCGGCGGATCTGGGACGCGATACGGGAGGTGAACCAGGCCGGGACGACGATCTTCCTGACCACCCACTACATGGACGAGGCCGACCACCTCTCCGACCGGATCAACCTCGTCGACGGCGGGCGGATCGTCCTCCAGGGCCGACCCATCGACCTGAAAAACGCACTCGGCCAGGACCTCATCTACCTGGAGACCGCAGAGAAGGAACGGGCGGCAGCGGTGCTCTCGGCGATGCCCGCCGTGAAGGAGGTGCGGGAGAAGGCGAAAGGCGTCCTCCTCATGACGGCCGCGGACGGCACCCGCCTCCTCCCAGGCGTCATGGCGGCGATGGCCGAGGAGGGGATCAGGGTCACGGCGGTGAACATGAAAAAGCCCTCGATGGACGACGTCTTCGTCCACTTCACCGGGCGGGCGCTCGCGGGGGAGACATAA
- a CDS encoding Clp1/GlmU family protein, producing the protein MIVPEPRWDRVVHDIGGTVFLLGASDCGKTTLARWIAAQTGGVAYIDGDPGQSVLGPPGTLGLSLPDGRVRLRFTGAFSPSHALLATLAGLRRLLDAAVATGPEVVLVDSCGYIWGDGGVEFQRRSIEVLRPDHIVAIGRQAEIGRILAPFPAIQAHRLPPAPAVRRRSQGERRQYRAMRFARHMEDAEEIVVGPEVHRIGHAPTPGHFAALLDADGWVLTAGTVAAAGPEGVTLTAPPPAPGTPACLEVADFRPDLPPRYLQEE; encoded by the coding sequence ATGATCGTCCCTGAACCGCGGTGGGATAGAGTCGTACACGACATCGGGGGGACCGTCTTCCTCCTCGGCGCGAGCGACTGCGGCAAGACGACCCTTGCCCGCTGGATTGCCGCACAGACGGGGGGCGTTGCCTATATCGACGGCGATCCGGGGCAGTCTGTCCTCGGCCCGCCCGGCACCCTCGGCCTCTCTCTCCCGGACGGGAGGGTCCGCCTGCGGTTCACCGGGGCGTTCTCCCCCTCGCACGCGCTTCTTGCGACCCTCGCCGGCCTGCGGCGCCTCCTCGACGCCGCCGTTGCCACCGGCCCGGAGGTCGTCCTCGTCGATTCCTGCGGCTACATCTGGGGCGACGGCGGCGTGGAGTTCCAGAGGCGGTCGATCGAGGTTCTCAGACCCGACCACATCGTCGCCATCGGCAGGCAGGCCGAGATCGGCCGCATCCTCGCACCTTTCCCGGCGATACAGGCCCACCGCCTCCCCCCGGCGCCCGCGGTGCGGCGTCGGTCGCAGGGGGAGAGGCGGCAGTACCGTGCCATGAGGTTCGCCCGGCACATGGAGGATGCGGAGGAGATCGTCGTCGGCCCCGAGGTGCACCGCATCGGCCACGCCCCGACCCCAGGCCACTTCGCCGCCCTCCTCGACGCCGACGGGTGGGTCCTCACCGCGGGAACCGTCGCCGCCGCGGGGCCTGAGGGCGTCACCCTCACCGCGCCGCCGCCCGCACCCGGCACCCCCGCCTGTCTGGAGGTCGCGGACTTCAGGCCCGACCTCCCGCCCCGCTACCTTCAAGAGGAATGA
- a CDS encoding CBS domain-containing protein encodes MTLMECCQVPVVSVPPETPVFDVAAIMAEQNVGSVVVVEKKKPVGIVTDRDITVRVTAHGLDPKKVPARTVMTADLLVLAGTTGLYEALEAIRKKGVRRVPVVDEHGALTGIITVDDIIRLLAAEMEGISAVIRAGTPVI; translated from the coding sequence ATGACACTGATGGAGTGCTGCCAGGTGCCGGTCGTGAGCGTCCCGCCGGAGACGCCGGTCTTCGACGTCGCCGCGATCATGGCCGAGCAGAATGTGGGGAGCGTCGTCGTGGTGGAGAAGAAGAAGCCCGTCGGGATCGTCACCGACCGGGACATCACGGTGAGGGTCACGGCGCACGGACTGGACCCGAAGAAAGTCCCGGCACGGACGGTGATGACCGCCGACCTTCTGGTGCTGGCCGGGACGACCGGCCTGTACGAGGCGCTCGAAGCGATCCGGAAGAAAGGGGTGAGGCGAGTCCCTGTCGTGGACGAGCACGGCGCCCTCACCGGGATCATCACGGTCGACGACATCATCCGCCTCCTTGCGGCCGAGATGGAGGGCATCTCCGCCGTCATCCGTGCGGGGACGCCGGTGATCTGA
- a CDS encoding DUF2721 domain-containing protein → MTTADIIQTMLAPGLMISACGLLLLGMNNKYSLVLNRIRLLDEEKRRCSRCGDDAAGHRESVCIQLAELGVRARRERNAILSYSASVAAFVVTSLLIGLSDVQGLPALSLLTILSFLVGMVLVLAGVLFAAQEALMGYEIICIDMKDG, encoded by the coding sequence ATGACAACAGCAGACATCATCCAGACGATGCTTGCGCCGGGGCTCATGATCTCGGCGTGCGGACTCCTCCTCCTCGGGATGAACAACAAGTACTCTCTCGTCCTGAACAGGATCCGCCTCCTCGACGAGGAGAAGAGGCGCTGCTCCCGGTGCGGCGACGATGCCGCCGGGCACCGGGAGAGCGTCTGCATCCAGCTCGCCGAACTCGGGGTGCGGGCGCGCCGCGAGAGGAACGCCATCCTCTCCTACTCGGCTTCGGTGGCGGCCTTCGTCGTCACCTCCCTCCTGATCGGCCTCTCCGACGTCCAGGGCCTGCCCGCCCTCTCCCTCCTCACCATCCTCTCCTTCCTCGTCGGGATGGTGCTCGTCCTCGCCGGCGTCCTCTTCGCGGCGCAGGAAGCCCTGATGGGCTACGAGATCATCTGCATCGACATGAAGGACGGATAA
- a CDS encoding YbhB/YbcL family Raf kinase inhibitor-like protein, with protein sequence MTGERSLHRIGVDLGFVEFPVRHTCDGAGISPRLTITGLSAPSVALIVHNPYEQGCSFSPWLAWNIEPLRYSDGRAVVPEGVPPEKVVEAPVGVVQGTNSYGRIGYLGPCPPRGEAHRYYFRVYGLDTHLDLAPGSDQHALVAAMQGHALEYGETFAMYRRP encoded by the coding sequence ATGACAGGAGAGCGGAGTCTGCACAGGATCGGCGTCGACCTCGGCTTTGTCGAGTTTCCCGTCAGACACACCTGCGACGGCGCGGGCATCTCGCCGAGGCTCACGATCACCGGATTGTCGGCGCCGTCGGTCGCCCTGATCGTGCACAACCCGTATGAACAGGGGTGTTCCTTCTCCCCCTGGCTCGCATGGAACATCGAGCCCCTGCGCTACTCCGACGGGCGGGCGGTGGTCCCGGAGGGCGTCCCGCCGGAGAAGGTGGTGGAGGCGCCGGTCGGCGTGGTCCAGGGGACAAACAGTTATGGGCGGATCGGCTACCTGGGGCCGTGCCCGCCGCGGGGCGAGGCGCACAGATATTATTTCCGGGTCTACGGCCTGGACACGCACCTCGACCTCGCGCCCGGTTCGGACCAGCACGCCCTCGTCGCCGCCATGCAGGGTCACGCCCTCGAATACGGCGAGACCTTCGCGATGTACAGGCGGCCCTGA
- a CDS encoding ribonuclease HI family protein, which yields MSDEGGLDIYTDGAARGNPGHAAYAYLLVADDAVVLEGSAYAGVTTNNTAEYLAIIHALEAAAGRTDGDLSVYSDSELVVRQMTGEYRVNKEHLRDLKARVLALAGRFRSVRFVSVRRTNPFIAQADRLCNDELDRRGA from the coding sequence ATGTCTGACGAGGGTGGGCTTGATATCTATACGGACGGGGCGGCGCGGGGCAACCCCGGTCATGCAGCCTATGCCTACCTCCTCGTCGCGGACGACGCCGTCGTCCTCGAGGGCTCGGCCTATGCCGGTGTCACGACGAACAACACCGCCGAGTACCTCGCCATCATCCATGCCCTCGAAGCGGCGGCCGGGAGGACGGACGGCGACCTGTCCGTCTATTCGGACAGCGAACTCGTGGTCAGGCAGATGACCGGCGAGTACAGGGTGAACAAGGAGCACCTCAGGGACCTGAAGGCCCGCGTGCTCGCCCTCGCCGGCAGATTCAGGTCGGTGCGTTTCGTCTCCGTCCGCCGGACCAACCCTTTTATCGCACAGGCCGACCGCCTCTGCAACGACGAACTCGACCGGAGGGGTGCCTGA
- the cas4 gene encoding CRISPR-associated protein Cas4: MNIYLGEVLILLLLGALAFFIFAIRRHYSVQPMRDKFGIPEGELLYTDLDEETGTFFSETYRISGRPDYVLRDEMTGAYIPVEVKSGRARKPYWNHILQLAAYCLLVEEHYGVRVPYGILVYGEGKQHRIDFTDDLREQVLSTVAEMRRCLDGAQVRRNHNAPARCRGCGHREVCLLALEEEE; encoded by the coding sequence GTGAACATCTATCTGGGCGAGGTTTTGATCCTCCTCCTTCTCGGTGCGCTTGCTTTTTTCATCTTCGCGATCAGGAGGCACTACTCCGTTCAGCCAATGAGAGATAAATTCGGGATACCGGAGGGCGAACTCCTGTACACCGACCTCGACGAAGAGACCGGGACCTTCTTCTCCGAGACCTACCGGATCTCGGGGAGGCCCGACTACGTGCTGCGGGACGAGATGACCGGGGCCTATATCCCGGTGGAGGTGAAGAGCGGGCGGGCGAGAAAGCCATACTGGAACCATATTCTTCAACTCGCCGCGTACTGCCTCCTTGTCGAGGAGCACTACGGCGTGCGTGTCCCCTACGGCATCCTGGTCTACGGCGAGGGGAAACAGCACCGGATCGATTTCACCGACGACCTGAGAGAACAGGTGCTCTCGACCGTGGCCGAGATGCGCCGGTGCCTGGACGGCGCCCAGGTCAGGCGGAACCACAATGCCCCGGCGCGGTGCCGGGGGTGCGGCCACCGGGAGGTCTGCCTCCTCGCGCTTGAGGAGGAGGAGTGA
- the tsaA gene encoding tRNA (N6-threonylcarbamoyladenosine(37)-N6)-methyltransferase TrmO, whose protein sequence is MDLVPIGVIRSPYKVPGDAPRQGRLSDVVSEIEVFPAYAPALSDIGNHRHLIVLYWLDRADRSALTATPPGTERELGVFSTRSPHRPNPIALCLVDLLAVEGLTLRVRGLEALDGSPLLDIKPYSPAIDTAPEGAA, encoded by the coding sequence ATGGACCTCGTGCCCATCGGGGTGATCCGTTCGCCGTATAAAGTGCCCGGCGACGCCCCGCGGCAGGGGCGTCTCTCCGACGTCGTGAGCGAGATCGAGGTCTTCCCCGCGTACGCCCCGGCCCTTTCCGATATCGGAAATCACCGTCACCTGATCGTGCTGTACTGGCTCGACCGCGCCGACAGGTCGGCCCTGACGGCGACGCCGCCGGGGACAGAGCGGGAACTCGGCGTCTTCTCGACGCGGTCGCCGCACCGGCCGAACCCCATCGCCCTCTGTCTCGTCGACCTCCTTGCTGTCGAAGGCCTGACCCTCAGGGTCCGCGGCCTCGAAGCCCTGGACGGGAGTCCCCTCCTGGACATCAAACCCTATTCTCCCGCAATCGACACCGCCCCAGAGGGGGCGGCCTGA